The proteins below are encoded in one region of Chelmon rostratus isolate fCheRos1 chromosome 21, fCheRos1.pri, whole genome shotgun sequence:
- the LOC121625225 gene encoding peroxiredoxin-like 2A yields the protein MALELVANAAAAVGGLAAGVMNFFTDMFLTPPLKATLNHLEETELKTLKGETRILKAKSLWEKSGAVIMAVRRPGUFLCREEAAELSSLKPQLDELGVPLYAVVKEDVGTEVQNFRPYFKGEIFLDEKRRFYGPRERKMGLLAFLRVGVWMNGLRAFRNGFMGNVLGEGFVLGGVFVIGQGQQGILLEHREIEFGDKVNIEDVIRAARRISQELLPLESK from the exons ATGGCACTGGAGCTCGTAGCCAACGCGGCGGCTGCTGTCGGCGGCCTCGCTGCAGGTGTTATGAACTTTTTCACTGATATGTTCCTCACACCACCGCTGAAGGCCACTCTCAACCACCTGGAGgagactgaactgaaaactcTGAAAGGAG AAACAAGGATCCTGAAAGCTAAGTCTCTGTGGGAGAAGTCTGGAGCTGTTATCATGGCAGTGCGCCGACCTGGATGATTTTTGTGCAGAGAG gaggctgcagagctgtcCTCTCTGAAGCCCCAGCTCGACGAGCTCGGGGTCCCGCTGTACGCTGTGGTGAAGGAGGACGTCGGCACCGAGGTCCAGAACTTCAGACCGTACTTCAAGGGGGAGATTTTCTTGGATGAGAAG AGGCGGTTTTATGGGCCCCGTGAGCGGAAGATGGGTCTCCTGGCGTTCTTGCGCGTCGGGGTGTGGATGAACGGCCTTAGGGCCTTTAGGAACGGCTTCATGGGAAACGTTTTGGGAGAGGGCTTCGTCCTCGGTGGGGTCTTCGTCATTGGGCAAGGACAGCAG GGAATTCTTCTGGAGCACAGAGAGATTGAATTTGGAGATAAAGTCAACATTGAAGACGTCATCCGAGCTGCCAGAAGAATATCACAAGAACTTCTGCCTTTAGAGAGCAAATAA